The Lolium perenne isolate Kyuss_39 chromosome 6, Kyuss_2.0, whole genome shotgun sequence genome segment CAAGAAGGCTGACTTCACCTCCTACCTCCTCAAGGCAATCAGCGCCGGCATCCTCCCCCTCGCCAGGGAGCTCTTCGACACCGCTGTGTCGCGCGAGTTCGACGACTTCGAGGACATGTACAAGCTCTACGAGGGCGGGATCAAGATCCCCGACGTCCCCGTCATGGACCTAATGTTCAAAGTCTTCCCGCCGCTCAAGAGCATCTGCCCGTCCGGCGGCTCCTACCTCTTGAAGATGCCCATGCCGGAGGTCATCAAGAACGACAAGCTCGCGTGGCGCACGGACGAGGAGTTTGCCCGCGAGATGCTCGCCGGCCTCAACCCGCACATCATCACGCGCTGCAGGAGTTTCCTCCCGGGAGCAAGCTTGACGGGTACGGCGACCAGACCAGCACCATCAAGGTGGAGCACATCCAGCCCTACCTCGGCAAGCTCACCGTCGACAAGGCGATCACCGACGGCAGGCTCTTCATCCTGGACCACCACGACAACTTCATACCTCAGCTGCACAAGATCAACAGCCTCGAGAACACCTTCGTCTACGCCACCAGGACGTTGCTCATCCTGCAGGACGACGACACCCTCAAGCCAATCGCCATCGAGCTCAGCAGGCCACGCCTTGATGAAATCGGCACCAAAGTGGTCGGCGCCGACAGCAAGGTCTACACGCCCCCCTCCTCTGCAGGCTCCGAGTCGGACAACAAGGTCCAGGACACCATCTGGCAGCTGGCCAAGGCCTACGCCGCCGTGAACGACTCCACCTGGCACGGGCTCATCAGCCACTGGCTCCACATCCTTCATTTTCCATGACTGTTTTTTGGGGTCTACTGTAACTGCTTTGCGGATCCCTTGTTCTTTTTTACTTTATGCATGAAAAGACTGCCCCTATCAATTCATGTGTCGGTTCAATAGGGGCAACACTCATGAAATCATGCcaaaaaccatcagaaaccccaACTCCTTACCATGTAGTAGGGGCAAGTCCAAAATTTTGAGTATGAGTATTTATTTATTATATAAAAAAGTTATAATATAATTATATATGAACTAATGATCACACATACATTATATGTGCTTGAGAAACCCACAGAATCATGGATACTTGTGGTTGAGAAACATACGAATTTACAAAAGTTACAATTAAAAGAAGCAATATTTGAATTTTCATTAACAAAAAGacatgaaattttttattttgaaaaataaGAAAGCGAGCTACATAATCCTTTATGACATCATATGAAGGTTTATTTATTAGTCTATATCACTATCACATAGAACATTCACATAAGTGTACTTTTTAAATATTTGGGTGTTTAGTTGGGTATTCATCTGAATACAACTAAATTGAAGTACCCCTCCCCCCGTGTGGTAAGAACTTGGGTATACAAGGTTGTCATAAAtaggaaaatacaaaaatttctttGGCATGGAGACCTAGGCCATAACTGTAGACCAGTATCCTAGACTCCTACAtcttaaccctaatctcggtctaaCCCCTAAACTTACACCCTAAGCCCTAGCTTAGACACTAAACCGTATACCTAGTAACAGAAAAAATATCTCAACAAGTGACCGTAGGCACACTATTATGGAAATGTCTACGTTTCCCGCCTATTTTCGGGGGCTAGAGGGAGTTGTTTTGGGATTTACTTGTTTTCATTTATACATGAAATGACAGATAGATGttacctatcatttcatgtgtcgTCTCATCGTAGTGGCGACGTGCTAGGAATTTTAGGTACTCATAGATTTCTCCATGAATTTCTTTTTTGGCAAGCCGTAACTTGCGAATATGATCATCGGTTGAGGCGATTCCTCAAGGCAATGGAAAACTCCcttggagttagggtttctcATACTTATACTTTTTGGATCTTGTTGCTCCATCGATCTCTACTTTTCATACGTCGTGGTCGAGGTTGTGAGATCAGATCCCTCGCGATTGAGCGAGAGGATAATAATACACAGAACATGATAGTGTCGATGACTATATATATATAGAAGTCATTCCTAAAGAAGATGAGGTCGAACCTTTCTACACCGAGTTGATGTTGTAGAGTTCCATAGCCATAAACCCTAGATCACACCCCTAAACCTCATCGGGTGCATCGATGTGACCGTCGAGTCCATCTTATAGTATTCAAGTCATGTATTTTCTGATGACCACACCGATAAGAAAGTTTGAGAGAAGTTCTTCATCAATCATCATCGTCGTGTCTTTGATCCGAACTTGTTGACACCAGCCCCTTGACGAACAAATAAATATGTCTCCGGCCCGCGGAGCAAAATTGACTTTGGATCATGAAAACATTCCTTCATATAGATGTCTTGAGAAAGTGGCGGGTAAGGGAGGCATAAAATCAACTCAAAAGGTTATGGTACACAAACATTCACACAAAAGAGGAAAAACAAGAAATATATAAAATACTATTTGGACTGCCATATATGAAAAATCTAGAAACACTTAGCGATAGAGAGGGCAGAGTACTCGTCGAAGGGACCTCGCCATCGGCAGCGCCGAGCTCGAATACATGTCCACCATTGTAAGCGCAATTTAGGTGCAGTGCTATCTCTCGATGACACACTATTGACATAACAAGATCAACATTAGCAATATCGACGGGAGGACGCCCCATGTGCCCTTGCTCGGCCAGTCTCCTCCTGATTGGGCGGAGTACAAGGTACGCCGAAGGAATCATGTCTTATAACTAAGCACAAGAAGATATTTTAAGCATGTGCTAATTAGTTTAGTAGCGGTAGAGTATAGTAAAACTAACTAAACCTTAGCACAAATAATATTGGTGGTGGTGTCTGCTAGCTTTGATGGTTCTCCTATCGCTTACAAATGACAataacgacgtgtatggaagactACTAGCTATCTGCGAGACGTGTGGATTTTATGTTGACTCGAAGTAATCTGCAGTCGCACTTGTTTGTAGggctaaaaaaataaaaatagtaGAGATCCTACATCTTTATTTTGCTGATGAAatgcaccgtgctagagtatactCGCGCGGGAAAAACTCGATCAAAATTCGTATCAGGCGTCTTGAGAGGATATGGACTCCAACTGGCCCAACAGCCCAACGTCGCAGCGCCGCGTGTTATCTGCCGTCCGATGCAGTCGACGGTTCACGCTCATCCTGCCCAGAACAAAACAACCCTAACCTACGCGCTCATTTTCTCCTCCCACTCACCTTTCTTTCCTCTCCTCTGACGAGAGAGGCGGCGCCATGGTCGCCCAGCTACCACGCCGGCGCGGCCGCGCTTGCTCGCCTGAGCTCGCACGCGTGCGTTCATCGAAGCGAGCGGCTCTGTCAATCTCGTCTTTCCGGGGTAGCGCGCGTGGCTGGGGCGGCTGCTGAACGCCGgtgatggtgcgccggcaaccaGGACGCGCCGGCCACGACGCGTGCCACGGAGATTCGTCTCCCACCATGCGCCATCCTCGTTCCCTCCGccggcaagggaacacgggagagCCGACCAGCAAGAAGAGATGGCGGCCAGGGGACTGCGGTGTGCTGCTGCTCGCCGGCCCCTTCTCCACAGCGCCGCCGGCGACCTCGTCCGCTACGAGATCGCTTCCACCGGCCAGCTTGCGCGGTAGGTGAGGACCCCTGTTTCCTCACTCCTGGTTCCTGGTTCAGTGCGCTGTGGGTCTGCCAAGAGCTGGCAATGGTATTCTGAATTTGCACTCCTCTGTGTGCTAACAAGTCCAGATTTTTAGGTGTCTATTTCCGTGTGAGTTAGATCAGGCTATACATTTTAGTTTAGGCTTGCTCTAAAGTCTAAACATTGACTCTTGTAAGCACAGGGTGCATCTATACACGGTCAGGATCCTGATTTTTAGATGTCTATTTCCACTTTTTAAAACCATGGTCAGGATGCATCTCTACACGGTGCTATTGCTGCCCGTTTGCTATATGAATTTGCGGAATCAATACTTGCGATCAGTTTCCGCTGATTGCTATTTCATTACAGTTGGGAAAGTGTAGCACTGTTTCAATGAATGAATCTGTGTGGAATTGTTAGACATCAGTAGTATTCTTGCCCCAGTATTGTAAGTTCCCATTTATTTGTTCACTTTATTAGGATCTGGATTTATCTGTTGGCTGTTTCCATGCATGCAATGGCCACCACGGACACTATGGTATTAGATAATAGCTGCTGCAAGCTGGGGAAGGCAGTAGTGTTACTGCGCTCTAGTCTAGATTATATGTGTAGTGGTTTATTATTCCTTTTTAGATAAAATCTTACCCAGCATATACACAATTGGCAGGTTTTTTGAAGGCTGATGCAGCTCGCAGGGGTTGCAGCGATGCCCTGCCTGCGGTATGGACACCAAAGGCTTTCATCTGCTCATCTCATTGATAACGTGTGTGTTTTTCCATAGTAGCTTTATTGTAGTCGTTTCTTTTCTAATATGCCATCTTCTTCGAACCTGTGAAGTGCTTACGAAAATGCCATGCGGCTGCTGCTGAACAGGTCGTGGCGGCGAGTTCACCGCACTGCACCCTTAGTGGTGGCGCTATCTCGGTTTTGGCTACAATTCTCTCAGGTGATTCCTTGAGTCGATGTCCAGTGTCTGGCCATTAAATTAATTATATATGGACCTTTTCTGGTACTAGTTTGTGCTACTGGTGATTTTGTTTCCCTGCTTGTTCTTTCCCCTTTGCACAATTTGAAAGATGTTTCCTTTGCCAATTCCTTGTATACCATTTCCTAGATGACCAGTTTTCTGTTTTTGCCAATTCCCAATATGTGTATGTGATGTCCATGGTGCTGGATATATACAAGTCAGTAGCTTAATCCAGCTTATTTGGGTTGTGGAGTTTATTTGTGTTGTACATTAACACACCAATATCGTTTATTTGAGCAAGCAGTGCCTTTGTGTTGTACATTAACACACATGTACAATAATGTCTTTTTGCTCAATCCATGCAGTTTATAATCTGGAGGAGTAAT includes the following:
- the LOC127308247 gene encoding uncharacterized protein isoform X1, with the protein product MVRRQPGRAGHDACHGDSSPTMRHPRSLRRQGNTGEPTSKKRWRPGDCGVLLLAGPFSTAPPATSSATRSLPPASLRGFLKADAARRGCSDALPACLRKCHAAAAEQVVAASSPHCTLSGGAISVLATILSGQGGRLNDRQDGSSIGVVLKLEYLGTNNTGQGGRLNGRQDGTST